The DNA segment GTTGAACAACTGTAAAATATCCTTTATTCATAGTTTGCAGGCATGTATATTCTAGGATGTTGGTGTACGAgacaaatgctgaaaaactatactGTTAAATAAAACCCCGAGCATAAAAAGAAGGTCAAAACATCTAAAGCACAAAGGTACAAATATGTTCTGTTATATGTCTGGTTCATATAATACATAACAAATGGgagcattttaaaatgtaaacaaaatgaacaactataatttcactgtaaataaattataaaacaatacGCACTTGTTTAAACGGCTtagataatataaaaatatttatatttaaaatcaagaTGAGAAAAATAAtggcttttataaaacagttgaAACAAACAGAATAGGGAGACAGAAATGAATCACTACTGGATCACAATACTGATGTAATGATATAAGGTAcactgtattattatttttagcattactgtttttttctctaaGTTCAGGCCtgctaaaacattttcatttcttatgGGGTTACTTGTGAATGTTGCATTTGAAATACTTCATTTCTATTTTTAGTTACAGTATACACACAATATTTTGCCTGTGACCACTCAAAGTTAACTCACACCATTGTagaaaaatagacaaaacaatgaaatatataatgtatatacatATGTTCAAATCAACCAACGTGAACAGAAACTTCtaaaacaaattacaaacaTGTGTACAGTGCTGGGACGGTAAATTTTGGAATTCTGGAAGACCATGTGTAAGTGTTGTGTAGGTGGAGCAACTCAGAAGCGATGTTCTCCACGCGTGATGTGCGAAGAGAACTCGTAACGGTCCTGACTACGGTAACCGCACAGGTTGCACTCGAAGGGGTCTCGGAAACCATGGCAACCCATGTGAATGGTGTACATGACGTGGTCCAGGAACAATACCCTGCAATGGACGCAGCGGTACGCCCTCACCTCTTCTCCCTCTCCGCTCAACACCTTAAATCCCTCCGACGACGCCAAACTCAGCTCCATACCTGCGGCGCGCAGTGCCTCGAAATGCCGCTGCTGCTCCTCCTTGACCATGGGCAAGCCTCCGTTACGCATGTGATTGGTCAGGTAGATGAGACCACCTGCAGCCCCGGTTCCCCGATCTTCGTTGTTGCTCTCTGTGTCGGTGGAATCCTGGCCACTGTGGCTGGGGGAGCCGTCCTTCTCCACGGAGGCCGACTTGGATTTGGAGAGCAGAAGGAGGTGCTCCGCGGCGCTGTCTTTAGCTGACACGCCGTTGCCTTcgacagattgtgtcttgtggaGATTATAGATGGGGCTGACCACTATGTCAGAGGGTGAGGTCTGAACCAGAGGTCGCAAGGACTCCGCTCCCAGGTAGCTGATAGCACTGTTGATGGCCTGATCGATCACGTGAGGCTGCATGAGCTCTCCAGAGCCTCCATCAAATGAAAGCTCGGATAAACGGTTCTCTCCTATGGTACGAAAGAGAAAACAGGGTTTTACTGATCTGCGTTCTGCATATGTAAAATGAGAAATTAGCAGCAATGGAcctttctttatatatataaagaaacaACGTATGATATAAACTTACTGATACACTCCAAAAATGGTGGGATGTTTCAAGTCATGGCTGGGTATAATATGGAcaaactgttgggttaaataaACCTAGaaaatgtctatattttacCCATCCGTTGGTTGAGACATTGATGCCATCattgatttaactttttttaagccCTGGCAACTTTCTGTGccttaaaatgaatgtgttttaagAGTGCTCCCTATCTATTTACAAATTATGCTTGCACTAATAACCGcgtcaaaaaaaagaaaacaaactttaaCTCTTACCCACAAACCTCTGTGGCATAGAGCTCTTACGCTTTGCTACATTGTTAGCTATCCTGTCTAGCACCATGGCCCTCTCAGACGCAGGCACGTCCTCCCTCTGCTCATTCTGGCTGCTCTCTTCCTTCACTATGGAAAGCAAGACAAAGAAACCACGCATAAGATTCAAATGCCCATCGCTAACCTGAACTCGTCTGCTGAAAAGATTCTTTAGTAGTGTTAAATGGACTAACATGAGACTCACTTTTTAGATGTGCCTCTAGTCATGTTTTGGCACAGACTAGAGAGTTTTCTATTCCCCTGACTTAAGCTAGTTCTGTTTTTTCCAAAACTACTAAAAGCCTATATTGTATGTATCTGTGAGGTTTTGCATGCAGTTATTCTGAAAACCAGCATGGCAGTGTTTATGCAGCGTCACCACAAAAGAATACCAGAATGTTATTTGAGGGTAGTTGTACTTCCACTATTGACCTCAGTTTTGCAGTAATTGTggattgtgttttttgtaaggtaCCAATAAAATCACTAtgaacaaattaaaataaagcataACCCAAACAATTATTTACAACCATGACACGTAAACAATGCGTCACAAGCCACATTTCCACCTACATTCTTAGTATTTGgtataataactttaaatagGTTGAGTGTAAATGTAAGTCAGAATTTTGGCACCCTGTCATATACAGACCTGTATAAATGCTATTCTGAAGGCCCATGCACTGCAGGTAATTGTGACATCTCTCTTTATGTTCTTCCAGAGAACTTCGCTGCTTGTAGCTGCGCCCGCAATATGCACACTTATGGGGTTTTCCGACTGTCAgttcaaaatgtaaacaaaatgttctcagtcaatacacaataaaatcgaataattgtttttttttacatagatGACACGATACATAAATAGTGTAACAAATGATTTCTTAATTTAATAATCAACAATAAGATGCTTGGGTTAGTGAAGAAACAAATGCATGTTTATGAAACATATCTATACAGTACATCACATCTGAATCATCTCATGTTTGGTGACAAGACCATGTTACCTGAGTGAGTGCGCAGGTGACCAGTGAGAGCATCTCTACGGCGACAGGCATAGTTACACAGGTGGCATTTGAAGGGTTTCTCGCCAGAGTGCAGTTTGATGTGTCGAAGCAAGTTACCCTTTTGAGTGAATGAGGCACCACACTGGCTACACTGGAATGGCCTCTCAcctggaagaaataaaaataacataactTACATGCTTGACCTGGATCaagaacaaaaatatttgtttgagCAGTACTATGCAATGacatttttctttacttttcaGTAGCCTAAACACATATTTTGGGGTGGCATTTAAGTAAAATATAGTGcctcctccaaaaaaatgatgtgaaaaatgtttactttacaTTTAGTAAGACGTCTCTAATAAATGTTTGTTGgcttaaaatgataaattattagaaaatgttCAAAACAGGCAAAGCGTTGTGAACAATTGGCTGTCAAACTCTGTATTTaatgaacagttcacccaaaaagaaaaatttgtcttggtttactcaccctcaagttgtccgaatctgtacaaatgtcttcgttctgataaacacagagaaagatatttggaagaatgcttgtaggaaTGCATGGTAGGAAAacattctttgttctgttgaacacaaaaaaagatattttgaaaaatgtaggaaagcaaaccgttctggggaacatttgactaccattgtcatttttcctgctatggtagtcaatggtggccaagaactgtttggttacaagcattcttccaaatatctttctctgtgttcaaccaaacaaagaaatgtatacagatttagaacaactcaggggtgagtaaatgatgacagaattttatttttgggtgaactgttcctttaaatgtgaAGAACTGCACCTGTGGTTAGAAACCCCACTAAGACactgataaaaatgtacattcaaTCATATTAGACATACAATACTGACTTTGGAATTAGTAataataagaaagaaagaaaaaaaataagtatatCTTAGTGTAATAAAGTAGGCTATAAATGAAACTTGCATTTACAAGCAAAAACAACTCACTGTTCTACAACTTTTACTGCCTATAAACACCTGTACTTCTATCAAAGCGTATTTCAATTGAACTCTGAACGTCAACTACATAAATGGTCATGTACGTGTTGATCGCCTAGACACTACCATATCGCCCCTATGGAAGCAAAGCGTGCGCTTCTGTAGCGCTATTACTCTGTGAATGCAGGGTCACTGTCCTACACGGCTCCGGCGCGCTATTACATCCTCAACAACGCAGCGCCTCGCGCCAAAGCTCAATCAAACACGCGCGCAGAGTCTCGCACGCGAGCAGAGCTGCGCTCTCCGCTTCGCTCGCGCCGCCTGGCTCCGCGCGCCGACTGGGGCCCTGATCGAACAAGAGGCTTTCAGACTGCGCCTGCCACTTTCGTAATGCACCACTGCCTGGGTCAATTTGATCTGAAAATCTCATTTTTTCCTCTTCTTCAGCTCTAAAATAAGAGCGGCCCATCACAATGCAAATGCAGACctcatttaaataaagtgaaGGAAACACTTTGTGTTTGAGAGCCAGTCTTCCTGATCAGCGCCCCTGGAATAAACCAATATCCAGCAACTCCGAATGTTGTGGCATTCTCCGCGCACGCTATTAATACGGCGCTCTCTTCAAAAGCCCTATGAAATAAGAGTCACCAGTGAAGCAGCAAAAAGACGGAAAGAGAAACTCATTAAAAAGGCATTTCAGGAGCACGATACGTCCTGcgaatatttgtatttaaataggGAGCACTTCATTATATCTTTAATGTACGTCCTTTTCTGCATTTACATCAGCCCGCGGTTCCTTTCTTCCGTTTTGAGTTTCATTAGTTCTTCAAGTGCAGAAGTTAAATGcctttttgagaaatgttctcACCCACTGGTTTTGGGTTCATTACGGTGAAATATCAATTTGAGAAATGGAGAAAATAACTAatactgaaagagagagagagagagagagggtcttttcttggtttgtttttgctttgtcTTCATAGCTGTCATAAAAAATTGCGATTTTCTGTCCTCTTCTGAACCTTCTTTTTAATCAAAGACAAAAACTATCATCAAACTAAATACCTTACAATTaacaatcaacaaaaaaaacaatacttttgCAACGTAGTCTAATGTTCTAAAACCAAATTACAACAACATATGAAAGTACTGTGTGCTGTTTTATCCAACCTCAACTTACATTTCTAACCATTCAAGTCATACCATACAAAACTAAAATACAGCCTGCTTGCTCTGCCTTCTGCTAAAGAAAAGGATGGTCGACACATCCAGCTTCAACCTGCCCAGCCCTGCACCCTGTGAGCTCTCTAGCTTTACTCTAGCCATGCGTGATAGCATATAAGGATTGGAGAGTAGATGGCATGTGTGCTTACCCGTGTGACTTCGCTTGTGCACCATCAACACATTGGGCCCAATGCAAACTATCCCACAGATATCGCACTTCAGCTTCCCGTTGGGGAGGCGGATGCCCCCGGCCATGGGGTAGGCGGCCGGCTTGCTGTCAGGGCCTGCGTGAGAGCCGTTCACTTTGGCCCCCGAAGCATCGAGCACGCGCAAGTCCTCGGCTGCAcattcctcttcctctccattCATCTCACAGGCCAGCCCGTTCTCCTCGTCACTCCGAGCCTCAACTTTTATATTGCAGGCTGGAAAAGAGGGTAGTGGGCCTGTTAAGTTAAGCTCCAGGCTGGGTGGTTATACTTCGTCTGACTCTGTAACTACAGCTGTCTCACAGTGCACCTGCAGAACAACTAGTTTTCTTTTGCTCATCATCTTAAACATGTATTCAGTTGGCAGACGCTAACTGTACATTCAAGCTTATGCATTATAGCAGTTTAAAGCCATGACCTTAGTGTTAACACTATGCACTACAgataaaacacatttctgaAACATCCACTTGACATTAGACACCATTAACTGCATTTGTGACACATTACTGTTTGCTATAGCATAGAGTGTTAAAGAACAGTGTTAGgattgtgttctgcataaatGAAGTGCTGCGTCAGAATCGCTTTGTTGTTGTCATGCGCGTCTCGCTTCCTTTCGGCTGTGTGAATTGACAAATGGTGTAATGCATTGTACATAAAAGAGGCGATGAAGGACTAAATATGCAAGGAAAGCAATACCGCTCACAATTTAGTATGCAAATAAAAGCAAGAAAGAAGACTGAGGGCAATTCAGTATGCAAAATTACAAtaatttaaagagatagttcacacaaaaaaatatgtataacctttttacattaaatcaattattcaccctcatgtctttcaaaacctgtatgactttcttttttcttcctccagaacaaaaaaaagatattccGAAGAACGTTAACCAAACAACttcggcccccattgacttccattgtatgaacacaaaaccactgaaacatttctcaacatatcttttgttttccacagatacaagagtaaataaatgatgaccgaatctttatttttgggagaactatccgtTTAACTGTACTTGTTATGGGTTATATTTTGAAAGAATAATTTTTAAGATATTTATAAACTTTAATCTTAAATATCCTTAATATAGAATATACAAAAATCGATATTATAAGTGATatatactcttaaaaataatagaTGCAAGATGCTATAGACGAATGATTTTGTTTGTGTGGTTCCATAAAAAACTTGAACAACCACAAAATCTCTCTATTTAACAACAGGTTCTTTgtagtgaaataaaaattatataaagaTGTAAGAAAGTAATGGTTCTTTTTGTAACCTTTGACTGAAAGGTTATTTGGGGAACAAAAATGTTTCCTCTATGGCATCgcagtgaagaaccttttgtagcacctttatttttaagagtgtattatTGATATACATATAACAAAACCCAAATCAACATATTTGTAGAATATTAACATAGTGGTGCCTTGCAAGTAAACGCGTGCTGTTTCAACACTTCTGAATGATTATTCTGTTATAATCTAGTCATCATCTTCTCGGCTGCCTGCTCACAAATTAGGAAATCTAAACTCCAATCACCATCTCATTCACCATCACACTTCTCTGAAACAAATGACTGATAAACAGGAAACAGAGACACAGGAAGTGCTGTGAAACTGGGGACTCTCAGCGGTGTAAACCAGACCAACAAACCGTGGTAAACACgtacacactcactcacatacATGTCAACAGAAGCACGCAGAAAAGACAagaatgtacaaattaaataaaaaaaaaaacatgttgatgTGTGTTTCATAATTGTTTAGATTGTCTGGGCAtaatttagattattttatagACGTTGTTGAGCAAGAAAGGCGTCGAGCCCATTTAGTCTCTTTTAGGACGGTTTGAGCTCAAGGGCCTGTTTGAGCAAGAGCATGCTGTGGTGCCAGGCTGATTTCCTCATGCCCTGGCCACTGTTTGTACAGAGTTAAGAGGAAGAGGtagaaataatgaaatatggGAATCTGAGGGAAAAGGGGAAGCGTTAGCACCCGAGCCGGCCCAACCGAAAAAAAGGACAAGAGTTATGGAGAAGTAACAGAAAGGGAAGAACAGATAGGGAATTGTTAAGCACAACAAGTGAAAAAGTTTTTCTTCTCTGAGTTCAGACTACAGGGACCAGCAGCTGAAGCACATGATTGGTCTGGACAGTACCCATGGCACAACTGCTCTCTGTCTTCCAGTTAATCGGCATGAATTGGTAGAATTCTTGTTACAGTGTTTCCGAAATCTTTTTGGAATTAATAGCTTTGACATCAGATGAAAAAGTGTGCTAAAATCATCACCAATgactaaaaaataaatgcaaaaccaATCGTTGTAGGTGGAGAAAAGTAATTATAAGAAATAACTCTAATTGAAACTAACAGAAGACTAAAAACTGGATAAAAGTTTGTCTGTATATTGAAGCGATAAACTATTTGATGTCAGTAACCTATTTGCTTGGATCTAAGacggcccaatcccaattctattttctaccccttcgcctacccctcgccccttccccttgccccttgaaacaaagtggcaaggggaagggttacaaattttccgctaagaaatgggacaccactactacactggtatacgtcatcatatgtcgttgctagctcctaacgtcACGTCaagaggacatgcgccgatgcaccgggtatatgacataaaaatatattttctaatatcagcaatcagtgctgtccgctagcaaactttagcgatttttttgcaaacgttaaaagaacatcaccatatatacaaacacaagattgaatgtagcatacataaaatgaaaaattgtcataaaaatccttattaatggaaaaaatgacttacatttatgggtctgcttgctcgagtgagcagccatgttggaaatttctcttagcccttcgtttgaagtgaggtcccgaaaaatcttcgtttgaagggctatctggccattccccttacccctacccctcaaaccaaaagagaattgagacacccctaccccttcacgtgaacgcgacaaacggaggggtaggggaaagtgtaggggtaaggggtagaattgggattgggccttaaccctatttactttcttaaagggatagttcacccaaaaatgaaaattcttgcatcttttattcaccctcatgtcattccaaatctgtatgactttctttcttttgcagaacacaaaagaagatgttttgaagaatattggtcaccaaacaacttcggccccctttgacttccattgtatgaacacaaaaccactgggaaGTTTcttaaaaatcttcttttgtgtttcaaagaaGAAAAAGTGTTATATTCACGACATGACATGAAAGTGTATCAATTATgactaaatgtttattttggggtaaatatgaagagtttggttccaaaatgagataactcaaaattttaaaaatcatgttttttaattgtgcattccaattaatatcaatcaaactgcagttggtttgttttgatttaagccataataacaaaaaaaaatacagctactaacacaataaaaacatgataacataataaaaaacatgatttttgaatttttttaaaaactgagttatctcattttggaaccaaactattCATATGTAATGTCTTAAACTTCAAATTATGTCAGAATGTAAACAATGATTCTGCTTGTAAATGATCTTTGCTTTTCAATTGTTATCACAGGTCCTAAACCTACTTTTCAACCCCTTATTTCCAATCACCTGTCTCCATTTAGTATGTAATGCTGAGAACATGAGGCTTTTAACAGCAGTTGATATGGAAGTCTGTATTAATGTCTGAATGAATTACAGCACTTAATAGAAGCTCATTGTGTAAAACATAAAGTCAATACAGGACAGCAATCTCCCATCCACACCCTTATAAGGATGTATCTCTTCCCCTCAAACACAGATCCACTGACAACCTTTCTGCTTATAATATGATGATTTAACCAGTGAGATGTGACCTGGGTTTGGCAGAGGGAACTACTGTAGGCTTCTTGTCATGATATGGTCTCTCATGGATCTTTTGGGGAAGTTATGACTAAACCGGGGATGGGAAGAGGAGCTTTTACTTTGTATAACATTTGTCACACATCCTAATTTACCCATTTTGGGAAGCAAGCGTCCAAACCACATTCAAGGACAAACAAAAGAGCCGTGCATAGAACAGAATGACTTAATAGGGAAATCTCATGCATCAGAATTCATTTACATGTGGGTGTTTTTAATCTATTAAATATgtcatacactcttaaaaataaaggtgcaattttggttccacaaagaaccatttagtcaaaggttctttaaataaCCTTCACTTTcgtacttttttataatctgaagaaccttttttcgccacaaagaaactttttttgaaacagaaaggttattcagatgtttaaggttctttaCAGAACCAAGAGGTTCTACGACGGCATCAaaaaaccttttgaagcacctttttttaagagtgtatttagGATAACCTTTGAGATTTATTACCGTGGCGCTGTTTAAAAATCTGGTTAGTACAGTTCGTTTACAGCAATTTTCTAGTCAAGGTGCTGAAAATAACTTCATCGGTTATTCAAAGCTCCAGGACTACATACATGTTAACCACAGCTCTGCAGCGTGTGTGTTAGTGTATATGTTTGAGCAtgcatgcacatgcacatgcacatgtaAAGTAAACccttttttcatttacattattagGAACTTGTAAGAGAAATGAGATGTTTGCCTCTGATAAAGCAGCAGGTTTAAGGCCAGGCCGTCTCCCTCTTACATACAAAAAGAGGAATTACATGATAAGTCAGGCCCCTGCACCATAAAAACTGTCACTTGACTTCACTGGAAAGTGTAGTTTGACATGCAAtgct comes from the Triplophysa rosa linkage group LG9, Trosa_1v2, whole genome shotgun sequence genome and includes:
- the ikzf1 gene encoding DNA-binding protein Ikaros isoform X6, which produces MAASDGLLGVSFYWHNTKRSAKVCCLDSPSRFGLWNKSLQNVSYEHRDIAMLGWKEEVQWRGEGPRAEFHSAAAPLRTSAHGVAGDSWKSFILQTQGIAEYLHRMETEEAQEMSQIAGKDSPTANEGGDDQDEAMPIPEDLSASTGLQNNRTEKTLACNIKVEARSDEENGLACEMNGEEEECAAEDLRVLDASGAKVNGSHAGPDSKPAAYPMAGGIRLPNGKLKCDICGIVCIGPNVLMVHKRSHTGERPFQCSQCGASFTQKGNLLRHIKLHSGEKPFKCHLCNYACRRRDALTGHLRTHSVGKPHKCAYCGRSYKQRSSLEEHKERCHNYLQCMGLQNSIYTVKEESSQNEQREDVPASERAMVLDRIANNVAKRKSSMPQRFVGENRLSELSFDGGSGELMQPHVIDQAINSAISYLGAESLRPLVQTSPSDIVVSPIYNLHKTQSVEGNGVSAKDSAAEHLLLLSKSKSASVEKDGSPSHSGQDSTDTESNNEDRGTGAAGGLIYLTNHMRNGGLPMVKEEQQRHFEALRAAGMELSLASSEGFKVLSGEGEEVRAYRCVHCRVLFLDHVMYTIHMGCHGFRDPFECNLCGYRSQDRYEFSSHITRGEHRF
- the ikzf1 gene encoding DNA-binding protein Ikaros isoform X4; this translates as MAASDGLLGVSFYWHNTKRSAKVCCLDSPSRFGLWNKSLQNVSYEHRDIAMLGWKEEVQWRGEGPRAEFHSAAAPLRTSAHGVAGDSWKSFILQTQGIAEYLHRMETEEAQEMSQIAGKDSPTANEGGDDQDEAMPIPEDLSASTGLQNNRTEKTLGERPFQCSQCGASFTQKGNLLRHIKLHSGEKPFKCHLCNYACRRRDALTGHLRTHSVGKPHKCAYCGRSYKQRSSLEEHKERCHNYLQCMGLQNSIYTVKEESSQNEQREDVPASERAMVLDRIANNVAKRKSSMPQRFVGENRLSELSFDGGSGELMQPHVIDQAINSAISYLGAESLRPLVQTSPSDIVVSPIYNLHKTQSVEGNGVSAKDSAAEHLLLLSKSKSASVEKDGSPSHSGQDSTDTESNNEDRGTGAAGGLIYLTNHMRNGGLPMVKEEQQRHFEALRAAGMELSLASSEGFKVLSGEGEEVRAYRCVHCRVLFLDHVMYTIHMGCHGFRDPFECNLCGYRSQDRYEFSSHITRGEHRF
- the ikzf1 gene encoding DNA-binding protein Ikaros isoform X3: MAASDGLLGVSFYWHNTKRSAKVCCLDSPSRFGLWNKSLQNVSYEHRDIAMLGWKEEVQWRGEGPRAEFHSAAAPLRTSAHGVAGDSWKSFILQTQGIAEYLHRMETEEAQEMSQIAGKDSPTANEGGDDQDEAMPIPEDLSASTGLQNNRTEKTLACNIKVEARSDEENGLACEMNGEEEECAAEDLRVLDASGAKVNGSHAGPDSKPAAYPMAGGIRLPNGKLKCDICGIVCIGPNVLMVHKRSHTGERPFQCSQCGASFTQKGNLLRHIKLHSGEKPFKCHLCNYACRRRDALTGHLRTHSVGKPHKCAYCGRSYKQRSSLEEHKERCHNYLQCMGLQNSIYTGENRLSELSFDGGSGELMQPHVIDQAINSAISYLGAESLRPLVQTSPSDIVVSPIYNLHKTQSVEGNGVSAKDSAAEHLLLLSKSKSASVEKDGSPSHSGQDSTDTESNNEDRGTGAAGGLIYLTNHMRNGGLPMVKEEQQRHFEALRAAGMELSLASSEGFKVLSGEGEEVRAYRCVHCRVLFLDHVMYTIHMGCHGFRDPFECNLCGYRSQDRYEFSSHITRGEHRF
- the ikzf1 gene encoding DNA-binding protein Ikaros isoform X2, which gives rise to MAASDGLLGVSFYWHNTKRSAKVCCLDSPSRFGLWNKSLQNVSYEHRDIAMLGWKEEVQWRGEGPRAEFHSAAAPLRTSAHGVAGDSWKSFILQTQGIAEYLHRMETEEAQEMSQIAGKDSPTANEGGDDQDEAMPIPEDLSASTGLQNNRTEKTLACNIKVEARSDEENGLACEMNGEEEECAAEDLRVLDASGAKVNGSHAGPDSKPAAYPMAGGIRLPNGKLKCDICGIVCIGPNVLMVHKRSHTERRHLYRFGQLEGERPFQCSQCGASFTQKGNLLRHIKLHSGEKPFKCHLCNYACRRRDALTGHLRTHSVGKPHKCAYCGRSYKQRSSLEEHKERCHNYLQCMGLQNSIYTGENRLSELSFDGGSGELMQPHVIDQAINSAISYLGAESLRPLVQTSPSDIVVSPIYNLHKTQSVEGNGVSAKDSAAEHLLLLSKSKSASVEKDGSPSHSGQDSTDTESNNEDRGTGAAGGLIYLTNHMRNGGLPMVKEEQQRHFEALRAAGMELSLASSEGFKVLSGEGEEVRAYRCVHCRVLFLDHVMYTIHMGCHGFRDPFECNLCGYRSQDRYEFSSHITRGEHRF
- the ikzf1 gene encoding DNA-binding protein Ikaros isoform X1, with protein sequence MAASDGLLGVSFYWHNTKRSAKVCCLDSPSRFGLWNKSLQNVSYEHRDIAMLGWKEEVQWRGEGPRAEFHSAAAPLRTSAHGVAGDSWKSFILQTQGIAEYLHRMETEEAQEMSQIAGKDSPTANEGGDDQDEAMPIPEDLSASTGLQNNRTEKTLACNIKVEARSDEENGLACEMNGEEEECAAEDLRVLDASGAKVNGSHAGPDSKPAAYPMAGGIRLPNGKLKCDICGIVCIGPNVLMVHKRSHTERRHLYRFGQLEGERPFQCSQCGASFTQKGNLLRHIKLHSGEKPFKCHLCNYACRRRDALTGHLRTHSVGKPHKCAYCGRSYKQRSSLEEHKERCHNYLQCMGLQNSIYTVKEESSQNEQREDVPASERAMVLDRIANNVAKRKSSMPQRFVGENRLSELSFDGGSGELMQPHVIDQAINSAISYLGAESLRPLVQTSPSDIVVSPIYNLHKTQSVEGNGVSAKDSAAEHLLLLSKSKSASVEKDGSPSHSGQDSTDTESNNEDRGTGAAGGLIYLTNHMRNGGLPMVKEEQQRHFEALRAAGMELSLASSEGFKVLSGEGEEVRAYRCVHCRVLFLDHVMYTIHMGCHGFRDPFECNLCGYRSQDRYEFSSHITRGEHRF
- the ikzf1 gene encoding DNA-binding protein Ikaros isoform X5; the encoded protein is MLGWKEEVQWRGEGPRAEFHSAAAPLRTSAHGVAGDSWKSFILQTQGIAEYLHRMETEEAQEMSQIAGKDSPTANEGGDDQDEAMPIPEDLSASTGLQNNRTEKTLERRHLYRFGQLEGERPFQCSQCGASFTQKGNLLRHIKLHSGEKPFKCHLCNYACRRRDALTGHLRTHSVGKPHKCAYCGRSYKQRSSLEEHKERCHNYLQCMGLQNSIYTVKEESSQNEQREDVPASERAMVLDRIANNVAKRKSSMPQRFVGENRLSELSFDGGSGELMQPHVIDQAINSAISYLGAESLRPLVQTSPSDIVVSPIYNLHKTQSVEGNGVSAKDSAAEHLLLLSKSKSASVEKDGSPSHSGQDSTDTESNNEDRGTGAAGGLIYLTNHMRNGGLPMVKEEQQRHFEALRAAGMELSLASSEGFKVLSGEGEEVRAYRCVHCRVLFLDHVMYTIHMGCHGFRDPFECNLCGYRSQDRYEFSSHITRGEHRF